A DNA window from Enterobacter cloacae subsp. cloacae ATCC 13047 contains the following coding sequences:
- a CDS encoding alpha/beta fold hydrolase: MFSKLAYSTLALTVSLGTVMSCQAEVTGKDVAAAFDHPQQINAGDLNIGYVDIGPKEGQPVILLHGWPYDIHSYAEVAPALAAKGYRVIVPSLRGYGTTRFLSASTPRNGQPSAMAKDIVNLMDALNIKQAVFAGYDWGARTADIVAALWPERVKSLVSVSGYLISSQQIGKQPLPPKAEQQWWYQFYFATERGAEGYAKNTHDFARLIWSQASPDWKFSDATFNASAKSLDNPDHVAVTLSNYRWRLGLEKGERKYDSYEQKLATLPNITVPTITIEGGNNGAPHPAPQAYAGKFTGKYEHRTFGATVGHNPPQEDPQDFVKAVIDADKL; encoded by the coding sequence ATGTTCAGCAAACTCGCGTATTCAACCCTGGCGTTAACCGTTTCTCTTGGCACCGTCATGTCCTGTCAGGCCGAAGTCACCGGCAAAGATGTTGCCGCAGCCTTCGATCACCCTCAGCAAATTAACGCTGGCGATCTGAATATCGGCTATGTCGATATCGGACCAAAAGAGGGACAGCCGGTGATTCTGTTACATGGCTGGCCCTACGATATTCACAGCTATGCCGAAGTCGCACCCGCGCTGGCGGCAAAAGGCTACCGGGTCATTGTGCCTTCGCTGCGCGGCTACGGCACCACGCGCTTCCTGTCAGCAAGCACGCCGCGTAACGGCCAGCCTTCGGCCATGGCGAAAGATATCGTTAACCTGATGGATGCCCTCAACATTAAGCAGGCTGTTTTTGCGGGATATGACTGGGGCGCCCGTACGGCGGACATTGTCGCGGCGCTGTGGCCTGAACGCGTCAAATCCCTTGTTTCGGTAAGTGGCTATCTCATCAGCAGCCAGCAGATTGGTAAACAGCCGCTGCCGCCAAAAGCAGAGCAGCAGTGGTGGTATCAGTTCTATTTCGCAACAGAACGCGGTGCCGAAGGCTATGCCAAGAATACCCATGACTTCGCCCGTCTGATCTGGTCTCAGGCCTCACCAGACTGGAAGTTTTCCGATGCAACCTTTAACGCCAGCGCAAAATCCCTGGATAACCCCGATCACGTCGCGGTTACGCTCAGCAACTATCGCTGGCGTTTAGGGCTTGAAAAAGGCGAGCGTAAATACGACAGCTATGAGCAGAAGCTGGCGACATTGCCAAATATCACCGTTCCGACAATCACCATCGAAGGCGGCAACAACGGGGCGCCACATCCTGCGCCGCAAGCCTATGCCGGTAAATTCACCGGTAAATATGAACACCGCACCTTTGGGGCCACCGTGGGGCACAACCCGCCGCAGGAAGATCCGCAGGATTTCGTCAAGGCGGTTATCGACGCGGATAAGCTGTGA
- a CDS encoding GNAT family N-acetyltransferase, with protein MAVTVRPLSADDYAQWRPLWDGYTHFYDCFLDESVTASTWERALSAHSPMFCRVVEKDEKVIGFAMCILHEGTWSTAPVCYLEDLFVDATERGAGAGKALIDALIAEGKREGWSKLYWVTREKNPARKLYDKYGEADDYVRYRLSL; from the coding sequence ATGGCTGTCACGGTAAGACCTTTAAGCGCAGACGATTACGCCCAGTGGCGACCGCTATGGGACGGGTATACCCATTTTTATGACTGCTTTCTTGATGAATCGGTTACCGCATCGACATGGGAAAGGGCGCTCTCAGCGCATTCACCGATGTTCTGCCGCGTGGTAGAGAAAGATGAAAAGGTTATCGGTTTCGCGATGTGCATTCTCCACGAAGGCACCTGGTCAACGGCCCCGGTTTGCTACCTGGAAGATCTGTTTGTCGATGCCACCGAGCGTGGTGCGGGGGCCGGGAAGGCGCTCATTGATGCCCTGATAGCCGAAGGCAAGCGCGAAGGGTGGTCGAAACTGTATTGGGTCACCCGGGAGAAAAACCCGGCGCGTAAACTCTATGACAAATACGGTGAAGCAGACGATTACGTACGCTACCGCCTCTCGCTGTAA
- a CDS encoding GNAT family N-acetyltransferase: MTLRKAHPQEAEILWNIRKQAIRHGCKTSYDADVIARWTPDDMPEHYRQMVIEYPFYVVEDEKGDIAATGYLDLDTHCLEAIFTLPAASGKGMATRIIEALKQEAHSRGLTRLTLDATPNARSFYQKLGFVTLSEKYHHSRMAGADLRCFEMAINL; this comes from the coding sequence ATGACGTTACGAAAAGCACATCCGCAGGAAGCTGAAATACTCTGGAATATTCGCAAGCAGGCGATTCGTCACGGCTGTAAAACCAGTTACGACGCGGACGTCATTGCGCGCTGGACGCCCGACGACATGCCGGAGCATTACCGGCAAATGGTCATTGAATACCCTTTTTACGTGGTGGAAGATGAAAAGGGCGACATTGCGGCAACTGGCTATCTTGATCTGGATACCCACTGTCTGGAGGCGATATTCACCTTGCCGGCGGCATCCGGAAAAGGCATGGCGACCCGGATTATCGAGGCGCTCAAACAGGAGGCACATAGCCGGGGGTTAACCCGCCTGACGCTCGATGCAACGCCTAACGCCCGGTCGTTTTACCAGAAGCTGGGGTTTGTCACGCTGAGCGAAAAGTATCATCACTCGCGCATGGCGGGCGCTGATTTACGCTGTTTTGAAATGGCGATCAACTTGTAA
- a CDS encoding GNAT family N-acetyltransferase translates to MTIPTLTTERLLLKPLVAEDAVQIQKRYPRWEIVRYLVSSVPWPYPDNGAENYVNNVALPDMAKGIAWFWSIRRREAPDELMGVICLYDVEDNNRGFWLAPEFQGKGYMREASIAATDYWFNTLNKPVLRAPKAAANSRSRRISDSSGMRLIRTEKKAYVSGMLDSELWEITRDEWNARQVS, encoded by the coding sequence ATGACGATACCGACGCTCACGACAGAACGCTTGCTGCTAAAACCGCTGGTTGCCGAAGATGCCGTTCAGATACAAAAGCGCTATCCGCGCTGGGAGATCGTCCGCTATCTGGTCTCTTCCGTGCCCTGGCCCTACCCGGATAACGGCGCGGAAAACTATGTCAACAACGTGGCGCTGCCGGATATGGCGAAAGGGATTGCCTGGTTCTGGAGCATCCGCCGTCGTGAAGCGCCGGACGAACTGATGGGGGTTATCTGCCTGTACGATGTGGAAGATAACAACCGCGGGTTTTGGCTGGCGCCGGAGTTTCAGGGAAAGGGATATATGCGCGAAGCCAGCATTGCGGCAACGGATTACTGGTTTAACACGCTGAACAAACCCGTATTGCGCGCGCCGAAGGCGGCCGCCAATAGCCGCTCCCGTCGTATTTCAGACAGTAGCGGCATGCGGCTTATCAGAACGGAAAAGAAAGCGTACGTCAGCGGTATGCTCGATTCTGAGCTGTGGGAAATCACCCGGGACGAGTGGAACGCCCGTCAGGTCAGCTGA
- a CDS encoding bestrophin family protein: protein MIVRPKQHWLQLIFVWHGSVLPKIYTRLLLNFLLSIAVILMLPWYTSLGIKFTVAPFSILGVAIAIFLGFRNNACYSRYVEARQLWGQLMIAARSLFREVKNTLPDDKHLGQFVRLQIAFAHCLRMTLRREKGEGQLARYLAAEDLRNVMAANSPANRILLIMGEWLAVRRRNGDLSDILFHSLNNRLNDMSIVLSGCERIATTPVPFAYTLILHRTVYLFCIMLPFALVVDLHYMTPFVSALISYTFISLDTLAEELEDPFGTEDNDLPLDAICNMMERDLLQMNDEENIPERLMPDKYYQLT from the coding sequence ATGATTGTTCGTCCCAAACAGCACTGGCTACAACTGATTTTCGTCTGGCACGGTTCGGTACTTCCTAAAATCTATACCCGGTTGTTACTTAACTTCCTGCTATCCATCGCCGTTATTCTGATGCTGCCGTGGTATACCTCGCTGGGCATCAAATTTACCGTTGCGCCGTTCAGCATCCTGGGTGTGGCCATCGCTATCTTTCTGGGGTTCAGAAACAACGCCTGCTATTCACGCTACGTTGAGGCTCGCCAGCTGTGGGGGCAACTGATGATAGCGGCACGCTCGTTATTTCGCGAGGTTAAAAACACCTTGCCGGATGATAAACATCTGGGTCAGTTCGTCCGCCTGCAGATCGCCTTTGCCCATTGTCTGCGCATGACCCTGCGTCGTGAAAAGGGGGAAGGGCAACTGGCGCGCTATCTGGCTGCGGAGGATTTACGCAACGTCATGGCCGCCAATTCCCCGGCGAACCGTATTCTGCTGATCATGGGTGAATGGCTGGCCGTCAGACGCCGTAATGGAGACCTCTCCGATATTCTGTTCCACAGCCTGAACAACCGTCTCAACGATATGTCGATTGTCCTGTCAGGCTGCGAGCGCATCGCCACCACGCCCGTGCCATTTGCTTATACGCTTATCCTGCACCGTACGGTCTATCTGTTCTGCATCATGCTGCCGTTCGCGCTGGTTGTTGACCTGCACTACATGACGCCGTTTGTCTCTGCGCTGATTTCGTATACCTTTATTTCGCTGGATACGCTGGCAGAAGAGCTGGAAGATCCGTTTGGTACCGAAGACAACGACCTGCCGCTGGACGCCATCTGCAACATGATGGAACGCGATCTGCTGCAGATGAACGATGAAGAGAACATTCCGGAAAGGCTGATGCCGGATAAGTATTATCAGCTGACCTGA
- a CDS encoding tagaturonate reductase, with product MNTLNRRDFPGALYPERIIQFGEGNFLRAFVDWQIDLLNEHTDLNAGVVVVRPIQSDFPPSLSTQDGLYTTIIRGLNEQGEAVSEARLIRSVNREISVYSQYDEFLKLAHNPEMRFVFSNTTEAGISWHAGDRFEDAPAVSYPAKLTRLLFERFSHFNGAADKGWIIIPCELIDYNGEALRELVLRYAQAWALPAEFIQWLNAHNSFCSTLVDRIVTGYPRDEAATLEAGLGYHDAFLDTAEHFYLFVIQGPESLASELRLDKFPLNVRIVDDIKPYKERKVAILNGAHTALVPVAFQAGLDTVGEAMNDADICAFIEKAIYEEIIPVLDLPRDELASFASAVTGRFRNPYIKHQLLSIALNGMTKYRTRILPQLLAGVRASGTLPARLTFALAALIAFYRAERNGENYPVQDDVHWLARYQQLWAQHHDKQITTRELVASVLSVTEHWEQDLTQVEGLVGQVSRDLDAILQQGMRAAVKPLC from the coding sequence GTGAACACACTTAACCGTCGTGATTTCCCCGGTGCTCTCTACCCCGAACGAATCATTCAGTTTGGCGAGGGCAATTTCCTGCGTGCGTTTGTCGACTGGCAAATCGACCTGTTAAACGAACATACCGATCTCAATGCCGGCGTCGTGGTCGTACGCCCAATTCAAAGCGACTTCCCGCCGTCATTAAGCACTCAGGATGGCCTGTATACCACGATCATTCGTGGTCTGAATGAGCAGGGCGAGGCGGTCAGCGAAGCGCGTCTTATCCGCTCGGTGAATCGGGAGATCAGCGTCTACAGCCAGTACGATGAATTTCTGAAACTGGCGCACAATCCGGAGATGCGTTTTGTCTTCTCCAACACCACCGAGGCGGGGATTAGCTGGCACGCGGGCGATCGTTTCGAAGATGCGCCAGCGGTGAGCTATCCAGCGAAGCTTACGCGGCTGCTGTTTGAGCGCTTCAGCCATTTTAACGGCGCAGCGGACAAAGGCTGGATCATCATTCCGTGCGAGCTAATAGACTATAACGGCGAAGCGCTGCGCGAACTGGTGCTGCGCTATGCACAGGCATGGGCACTGCCAGCGGAATTTATTCAGTGGCTGAATGCGCATAACAGCTTCTGCTCCACGTTAGTTGACCGCATTGTAACGGGGTATCCGCGCGACGAAGCGGCGACGCTGGAAGCCGGGCTTGGCTATCACGATGCGTTCCTGGATACCGCTGAACATTTCTACCTGTTTGTTATTCAGGGGCCTGAATCCCTGGCCAGCGAACTGCGTCTGGACAAATTCCCGCTAAACGTGCGGATTGTGGATGACATTAAGCCGTACAAGGAGCGCAAAGTGGCGATTCTCAACGGCGCGCACACAGCGCTGGTGCCGGTGGCGTTCCAGGCGGGGCTGGATACGGTGGGCGAGGCGATGAATGATGCCGACATATGCGCGTTCATCGAAAAAGCGATCTATGAGGAAATTATTCCGGTCCTGGATTTGCCGCGTGATGAACTGGCGTCTTTCGCCAGCGCCGTTACGGGTCGTTTCCGCAATCCGTATATCAAGCATCAGCTGCTGTCGATTGCCCTTAACGGCATGACCAAGTATCGCACGCGCATTCTGCCGCAGCTGTTGGCGGGGGTGAGGGCATCTGGCACGTTGCCCGCTCGCCTGACGTTCGCGCTGGCCGCACTGATCGCGTTCTACCGTGCAGAGCGTAACGGGGAGAACTATCCGGTGCAGGATGACGTGCACTGGCTTGCTCGTTACCAACAGCTGTGGGCGCAGCATCACGATAAACAGATCACCACCCGCGAGTTGGTCGCCTCCGTTTTAAGCGTTACTGAGCACTGGGAGCAGGATTTAACTCAGGTAGAGGGTCTTGTCGGTCAGGTTTCGCGCGATCTCGACGCGATTCTGCAACAGGGGATGCGGGCCGCAGTAAAACCGCTTTGTTAA
- a CDS encoding GNAT family N-acetyltransferase produces the protein MNTSLQIKTLTRDDILTHLDALADILENCVRGGASVSFMLPFSTDKARAFWQDIAGSVERNERVVLACIDSQDGVIGTVQLITDQPENQPHRADVAKLLVHEKARRKGAAMALMEELEVQARARDISVLVLDTSTGSGAETFYQRAGWQKVGEIPRYALMPDGAMTATSVFYKFL, from the coding sequence ATGAATACCTCACTGCAGATCAAAACCCTCACCCGGGACGATATTCTCACCCACCTCGATGCGTTGGCCGATATCCTTGAAAACTGTGTCAGGGGCGGCGCTTCCGTCAGTTTTATGTTGCCATTCAGTACCGATAAAGCTCGTGCTTTCTGGCAGGATATTGCCGGGAGCGTAGAGCGTAACGAACGCGTTGTGCTGGCCTGCATCGATTCTCAGGATGGCGTGATTGGCACCGTGCAGCTCATTACCGATCAGCCGGAAAACCAGCCGCATCGTGCCGATGTGGCAAAGCTGCTGGTGCATGAAAAAGCGCGTCGTAAAGGTGCCGCGATGGCGCTAATGGAGGAGCTGGAAGTGCAGGCCAGAGCAAGAGACATCTCGGTGCTGGTGCTGGATACCTCAACCGGCAGCGGAGCGGAGACCTTCTACCAGCGCGCTGGCTGGCAAAAAGTGGGGGAGATCCCGCGTTATGCGCTAATGCCGGATGGCGCGATGACCGCCACATCGGTCTTCTATAAGTTCTTGTGA
- a CDS encoding sensor domain-containing diguanylate cyclase, whose protein sequence is MKTPATPANEMERLNSLRESGLLEIDSSPAFDRLTRLAKRFFQVPLAMVNLIDEHSLIVKSADGQAPDTVPRNISFCGHTILSEAPLVVADMRQDDRFADNPLVAGEPGVRFYAGFPLRLRDGASVGSLCLIDYSPREFSAADLAVLGDLSALAEDEFAAVSAATTDELTGLFNRRGFNQLLRFTLSVARRRAEPLTLGWLDLDRFKEINDRYGHEEGDNALKVMAELMRTSFREADLLVRFGGDEFAVLFADTDEQGAWIAMQYLAEQVEQYNARRLHPWSLHFSWGLSEFDHNGNDLQQWMKDADEKMYAMKQQRKRAT, encoded by the coding sequence ATGAAAACACCTGCAACCCCAGCAAATGAAATGGAACGTCTGAACTCGCTGCGCGAGTCAGGCCTGCTTGAGATCGACAGTTCCCCGGCGTTTGACCGACTGACACGTCTGGCAAAACGCTTCTTCCAGGTCCCCCTGGCGATGGTCAATCTTATTGATGAACACTCGCTGATTGTGAAGTCGGCCGATGGTCAGGCGCCTGACACCGTTCCGCGTAATATCTCGTTTTGCGGCCATACGATCCTCAGCGAAGCGCCGCTGGTGGTTGCCGATATGCGTCAGGACGATCGATTTGCCGATAACCCGCTGGTGGCCGGTGAGCCTGGCGTAAGGTTCTATGCCGGTTTTCCACTGCGTTTACGTGACGGGGCGAGCGTGGGATCGCTGTGCCTGATTGATTATTCTCCTCGTGAATTTTCCGCAGCCGATCTTGCCGTGCTGGGCGACCTGAGCGCGCTGGCGGAAGACGAGTTTGCTGCCGTCAGCGCGGCGACAACCGATGAATTAACCGGTCTGTTTAACCGTCGGGGCTTTAACCAGCTGCTCCGGTTCACGCTCTCCGTAGCCAGACGTCGGGCGGAGCCGTTAACTCTGGGCTGGCTGGATCTGGATCGCTTCAAAGAGATTAACGATCGCTACGGACATGAAGAGGGCGACAACGCGCTGAAAGTGATGGCGGAACTGATGCGCACCTCTTTCCGTGAAGCGGATTTGCTGGTTCGCTTTGGCGGCGATGAGTTTGCCGTGCTGTTTGCCGATACCGACGAGCAGGGGGCCTGGATTGCCATGCAGTATCTGGCCGAGCAGGTTGAACAGTACAATGCGCGCAGGCTGCATCCCTGGTCACTCCATTTTTCCTGGGGGCTGAGCGAGTTCGATCATAACGGCAACGATCTGCAGCAGTGGATGAAAGACGCGGATGAAAAAATGTATGCCATGAAGCAGCAGCGCAAGCGCGCAACATGA
- a CDS encoding sensor domain-containing diguanylate cyclase: MYLMRILGTFLCFIPILSVLIEQNRSIWLMCLLALNAFIWPTLAWYRARNSAMPLVTEHQNLVLDAGAGGFWIAMMAVNPLPSVVIATIMLTDRLSAGGVTLMRKAAITMVGVFLVTWLTQGMAVDMYVSQRTMFATLPLIAIYLLALSILTDSIALRLRIKSRELERIAMMDPLLDIANRRLLEKRIDHELNKLRQTCRESALMFIDIDNFKDVNDRFGHKVGDALLAAVSQILHLSTRPNDTPARLGGDEFVVLLPDTTLEEAQVVARRIMDAAAMKKEVAQETVHCTLSIGIACATREMISVTDWLQAADNALYRAKRDGKNRIFAH; the protein is encoded by the coding sequence ATGTATCTGATGCGTATTCTCGGCACGTTTCTCTGTTTTATTCCCATCCTCTCCGTGCTGATTGAACAGAATCGTTCAATCTGGCTGATGTGTTTGCTGGCGTTGAACGCATTTATCTGGCCTACGCTTGCCTGGTATCGGGCGCGAAATTCGGCCATGCCGCTGGTGACTGAGCATCAGAATCTGGTGCTGGACGCCGGGGCGGGGGGATTCTGGATCGCCATGATGGCGGTTAATCCGCTGCCGTCGGTGGTCATTGCCACCATCATGCTGACCGACCGGCTCTCGGCAGGGGGCGTTACGCTGATGAGAAAGGCGGCCATCACCATGGTGGGCGTTTTTCTGGTGACCTGGCTGACGCAGGGAATGGCGGTGGATATGTACGTTTCGCAGCGCACCATGTTTGCCACGCTGCCGCTGATTGCAATTTATCTGCTGGCGCTGAGCATATTAACGGACAGCATTGCGCTGCGCCTGCGGATCAAGAGCCGGGAGCTTGAGCGGATCGCGATGATGGATCCGCTACTGGATATCGCGAACCGACGTCTGCTCGAAAAGCGCATTGACCACGAACTGAATAAACTGCGCCAGACGTGCCGGGAATCGGCCCTGATGTTCATCGATATCGACAATTTTAAAGACGTTAACGATCGTTTTGGTCATAAGGTTGGGGATGCATTGCTGGCGGCCGTCTCGCAAATACTGCATTTGTCGACACGCCCGAACGATACCCCCGCACGCCTTGGCGGTGATGAATTTGTGGTGTTGCTGCCGGATACCACCCTTGAAGAGGCGCAAGTTGTCGCCAGACGCATTATGGATGCGGCTGCAATGAAAAAGGAGGTGGCTCAGGAGACGGTGCATTGCACGCTCAGCATCGGTATCGCCTGTGCCACGCGAGAAATGATAAGCGTAACCGACTGGCTACAGGCCGCGGACAACGCCCTGTACCGCGCCAAGCGGGACGGTAAGAACAGAATATTCGCGCACTGA
- a CDS encoding GGDEF domain-containing protein — protein sequence MRSDPAAFTLFRLESPLRNAAGIFILTTLFYFIGAELRLVEALSLFWPLNGVMAGVFARYTYLNRLHNYAVSYVAMLMYDAVTTNWGMASVVINLSNMVFIVVVALLVVRDKRLMKKTPDPINALRLFNYCLFAALLCALLGATGSVGIDSHTFWPLFADWFSEQFSTGVLILPCMLTVSMPTRAFKLRLEQLLPVIALIVSVMASVVIGGAGSLAFPLPALIWCAVRYSLPATCLLTFLTGGLEIVLVANSIINIAVGTPLSTPMMFSARLGIATMAICPVMVSVSMAAINSLIRQVSLRADYDFLTHVYSRSGLYEALKREEAQRQTRFLTVMLLDIDYFKSINDNYGHECGDRVLAGFAREVQQVVGDDGMVARMGGEEFAVVVNTGDAQHGFALAERIRLTIAAHPFTWRQQTLYLTVSIGLGSGKAASWQLTEVFNRLMAEADDHLYRSKKAGRNRTSARVSDDPITPAPESET from the coding sequence ATGCGTTCAGACCCCGCTGCCTTCACGCTTTTTCGCCTTGAATCGCCGCTGCGTAATGCGGCGGGTATCTTTATTCTCACCACCTTGTTCTACTTTATCGGTGCGGAATTACGTCTGGTCGAAGCCTTGTCGCTGTTCTGGCCGCTGAATGGCGTGATGGCGGGCGTCTTTGCCCGTTATACCTATCTCAATCGCCTGCATAACTACGCGGTGTCGTATGTCGCCATGCTGATGTACGACGCGGTCACCACCAACTGGGGAATGGCCTCGGTGGTCATCAACCTGTCGAATATGGTCTTTATCGTCGTTGTCGCATTGCTGGTGGTGCGTGATAAGCGGTTGATGAAGAAAACCCCCGATCCCATTAATGCGCTGCGGCTGTTCAATTATTGTCTGTTCGCCGCCTTATTATGTGCGCTGCTCGGCGCGACCGGGTCGGTGGGGATCGACAGCCATACCTTCTGGCCGCTGTTTGCCGACTGGTTCAGCGAGCAGTTCTCAACCGGCGTGCTCATTTTACCCTGCATGCTCACGGTTAGTATGCCGACGCGGGCATTCAAGCTGCGTCTGGAGCAACTTTTACCGGTCATTGCGCTGATTGTTTCGGTGATGGCATCGGTGGTGATTGGCGGGGCGGGAAGCCTTGCCTTTCCGCTGCCGGCGCTGATCTGGTGTGCGGTCCGCTACTCCTTGCCCGCGACCTGTCTGCTGACGTTTCTGACCGGCGGTCTGGAGATTGTTCTGGTCGCTAACTCCATTATCAATATCGCCGTGGGCACGCCGCTCTCTACCCCGATGATGTTCTCCGCCCGGCTGGGGATTGCCACCATGGCGATCTGTCCGGTTATGGTCTCCGTCAGTATGGCGGCCATTAATTCGCTCATCCGTCAGGTGTCGTTGCGCGCGGATTATGATTTTCTGACCCACGTTTATTCACGCTCCGGGCTCTATGAGGCGTTAAAGCGGGAAGAGGCGCAGCGGCAGACACGTTTTCTGACCGTGATGCTGCTGGATATCGATTACTTCAAAAGCATCAATGATAACTATGGGCATGAGTGTGGCGACCGCGTGCTGGCCGGGTTTGCCCGCGAGGTCCAGCAGGTTGTCGGAGACGATGGTATGGTGGCGCGTATGGGCGGAGAAGAGTTCGCGGTTGTGGTGAACACCGGTGACGCGCAGCACGGCTTTGCGCTGGCGGAACGTATCAGACTCACCATTGCCGCTCATCCGTTTACCTGGCGCCAGCAAACGCTCTATCTGACGGTGAGTATTGGTCTCGGGAGCGGGAAGGCGGCGTCGTGGCAGTTGACCGAGGTATTCAACAGGCTGATGGCCGAAGCAGACGATCATCTCTATCGTTCCAAAAAAGCGGGGAGAAATCGCACCAGTGCGCGTGTGTCAGACGATCCCATTACCCCGGCCCCGGAGAGTGAAACCTGA
- a CDS encoding DUF4186 domain-containing protein — MSDLDPLFSRLARSTFRSRFRLGTKERQYCWDKGADTIDQHAADFIAKRLAPAHPVNDGKQTPMRGHPVFIAQHATATCCRGCLAKWHNIPQGVQLTAQQQHYIVGVIHHWLVLQMNA; from the coding sequence CTCGTCTGGCGCGATCGACCTTTCGGTCGCGCTTTCGCTTAGGCACAAAAGAACGACAGTACTGCTGGGACAAAGGTGCCGATACCATTGACCAGCATGCTGCCGACTTTATTGCGAAGCGTCTTGCCCCCGCGCACCCCGTCAACGACGGTAAACAGACCCCCATGCGCGGCCATCCGGTGTTTATTGCCCAGCACGCGACCGCCACCTGCTGTCGCGGCTGTCTGGCGAAATGGCACAACATTCCGCAAGGTGTTCAGCTCACCGCGCAGCAACAGCACTATATCGTCGGCGTGATCCACCACTGGCTGGTGTTGCAGATGAACGCCTGA